The nucleotide sequence CCTTCACTGGAAATCATAGACGAACTGGCAGAACAACTGGCGAATGTTGACAGTGGAATTACCGCTGAAGTGTCAAACATGACTGAAAACAGTGATCGCGAACTGATAATTACTGCGCACGGCGATGCTTCTCGTTTTAAACTGATCGGGACGCTGGTGCAACGGGCGCCGCAGATTCCAGGCTGGCGGGTTCTGGCTTTGAAACCGCCCCGTGGATTTTCATTTCACGTTGACGGCAAAGAGCGTCTCTCGATCAGTGACTGGCGGTTTGTGCCTCTCAAGTCTTCGCCCGAATTCGATGAAATTGGCTTGCGCATTGAGATGCCGGAACAGGATGCCCAAAAACTCGATGTGGATGCGTTGTCTCTGGTGCTTGAAGAAGGAGTAGGTGAGGTGTTATTGTCACTGTGTTCTCATATCGAATTCGGGAGCAGCGAGACAGCCGGCGCGCTGTCGATTCATTCGCTGGCCGAAACGATCTCTGACTGGGCCCTCGCGCGGGGACCGAAATCCATGCGAGCCTGGTTACCACCCCTGGAGCAGCACTGATGTTTGCATGGCTTGTCGAAGAGATGGCATCGATCAACACCAACAAGTTTCACCTTGTCGATGGTCCGCTGCCACCTGAAAAACGAAAACTGGTGGAAACGACGGAAATCCCCGTTCCCCCTTCGTACAAAAACTTCGTAATTCAGTTCGGCAACGCACAACTGTATCGGAAAGGGAGTAATTACGTCGTGCAGATCTACGCCGTTCCGCAGGACGCAGAATCGGAAGAGGGAGAACCGCTGTTGAATATTGGCAAAGCGGGAATGGGCTGGGTTTACTTTAAGGAATCACAGTTGGTGGAGGGAGAAGAATCCCCGGTCTTTGAGTGGCGGCATCGACAGGGGCTGCGGCAGACGGCGGACGGCTTTGATGAATGGTTGAGAAAAAAGTGTACTGCCACGCGAAAGCAGTACAAGAAAAAAGAATGGCGGCTGATTGAAGAGGGCCCCGCACCATTCTCGGAGCAGGAACAGGCGATCGTGGATGCCCGCAGCCAATTTCGCTGGCGCGTGATCGGTATTTCCGCTAATGGTGATCTGCAGCTCGAAGTCCATAACGGTTCGGAACTGGTGCTCCCCTATCTTTCGATTGGGATTCGAGGCAAAATCAACGGAGGCGTTTATCTGCCCATTGGCGAGATCCAGCCGGGAGAGACTCGTGTGATTGAATGCGATTGCTATAAAGACCATGCCGCCGCCGAGGATGTAGAAGCATACGAAAAGCCGGAACCAGGTCCTGAAGATCGTCAACAGTATTGGGAGTTCAAAGCGTTACAGGGGAAAAGCAGCACCACTTGAAGGCATGAACAATAAAGTTGAGTGAAACTGATCTCTGTTTTTTCTACCACGAAAAGCACGAAATGGCACGAAAGAAGACGAGGGGTAGGCCTGAATACAATTCGGGCCGAGCGCAGCGAGCAGGAGGTCGCAGTTGTCGTATTCGTTTCAGATCCGAGCATCCCATACTTTCCCGGCATGGCCGGACGAGCCGGACCGTGGCACACGGGAGCGTCTTTGTATGTGATATTATTTCCTGTTGTATCAGCCGTCCGTGTGCCACCGCTCGGCTTGACCGACGGTGCTGATACACCATTCGAGAAGCACTTCACGCATCTTCCAGAACCCGTTGGAGCGTGGTCAGGCCGAGGGGGACGTGGCGGGGTTCGTTGCTGTCGTGTAGGGTCAGGCCGATGTGCAGAGCCCAGCCCTGGGCGCGTCTGATCTGCGCCGGTTCGGCGTTGTAGAGGGTAAAGAATTCCTGCCGTTTGCCTGCTGTATCGAGGAGCAACCAGGCACAGGCCAGATCGGTGGCGGCGTCGCCTCCGTTCAGGTCTCCCCAGTCGATGATGCCGATCAGAGTGCCGTCCCGGATAATGATATTGCGGGGATGCAGGTCACCGTGCAACCAGACGCGATCGGTACTGGCAGGTGTAGAGCAGAGTTCTTCCCAGAGTGCTGCCAGCCGGGGGGCATCCACTTCGGGATGATTCCGCTGCCGCGCAAGTCGTTCGGTGACTCCCTGGTGGCGGGTGTGCAGCGGTATGCCTCGAAAGGGATTTTCGGGGGCATCGGACGACGCGGGCTGATGCAGAGCCTGTAATGTTGTGGCCAGAAAACGAACATCGGCGGCACTGAAATCATGCGCGTCGGCGGTGGTACCGGGAATCCAGCGGACGATGCTCCACGACCACGGGAAGTTGGAGTCCGGTTGGCCGAGATGAATCGGCAGGGGGACTTCGAGCGGAAGCCGGGCCGCCAGTTCCGGGAGCCATTGCTGTTCATGCAGCAGTAGTGGGACGGCCAGTTCGCGGCGGGGGAGACGGACCGCGTATTCGGTGCCAAGCAGAAAAGTGACGTTGTCCCAGCCTTCATCAACGAGCGTAATTGGCAGATCGGCCAGTGCAGGATATTGCTTTGACAGCAGTCGCTGGACTGTCTGGATGCCGATTTGAATTTCAGCGCGGGGTTGGTTCACGTGGGAGGAGGCTTTCGTAGAATTGAAAGGCGTTTCCTGAAGTAATTCAGGAGACAGTTTAACAATGTTTTTCTCTCTGGTTGATTGAGTTTACTCAAAATGCAGGAATTTGTGGTTAATACGGATTGGGGATCAACCGGGGCTAAGGCGATTTTATGACTACCACGAAAAGCACGAAAGCACACGAAAGATTATCACTTTCATCCAGAGTTATCCGTACTAATTTGAGAGATCCGGAGAGTGTTTTTCTCATGTGGTATCGGCACCGTCGGTCAAGCCGAGCGGTGGCACACGGACGACTGATATAATAGGAGTGAACACAATACACAAAAGACGTTCCCGTGTGCTACGATCCGGCCGTGCAGGGAAAGTATTGGATGCTCGGATCTGAAACGAAACCGACAGCTGCGACCTCCTGCCCGCTACGCTCGGCCCGGATTGCATCCGGGCTCACCCACTTTCACTTTCGTGTCATTTCGTGTTTTTCGTGGTAGAAATATCACGATTGCATGTGTCACTGGTTTCCGATGTTGAGTGATACTGGTTCGATCATCGCCAGGCGGGCGGATACGTGGGGGGCGACTCTACACGAGGGGGCAGGTTTTTACCTGAAACCTGATTGTAAGCTTTCTCT is from Gimesia maris and encodes:
- a CDS encoding aminoglycoside phosphotransferase family protein — its product is MNQPRAEIQIGIQTVQRLLSKQYPALADLPITLVDEGWDNVTFLLGTEYAVRLPRRELAVPLLLHEQQWLPELAARLPLEVPLPIHLGQPDSNFPWSWSIVRWIPGTTADAHDFSAADVRFLATTLQALHQPASSDAPENPFRGIPLHTRHQGVTERLARQRNHPEVDAPRLAALWEELCSTPASTDRVWLHGDLHPRNIIIRDGTLIGIIDWGDLNGGDAATDLACAWLLLDTAGKRQEFFTLYNAEPAQIRRAQGWALHIGLTLHDSNEPRHVPLGLTTLQRVLEDA